Proteins encoded together in one Kitasatospora albolonga window:
- a CDS encoding sensor histidine kinase: protein MARRERVVRMSVEQPLWRALTGYRVLTMLYAVLLAVFGREKFERPWVAFAYLAFLFVWTLATLPKVRSAASCTKRFLGADLVVALTGILLTPLADLHSQTFDGPTLPSIWTAGAVLAFAIKGGWRWAAFASTFVAVANIVQRGEPSRDTYHNVLLVWVASIAIGYVVEVARASERTLARALEIEAATRERERLARDIHDSVLQVLAMVQRRGTAIGGEAAELGRMAGEQEVALRTLVSSGLLPPTRVSEDAAEGAVVRTVDVDEESPGDDGAPCDLRALLAPHAGSRTSFAEPGAPVLLPAAAARELAAAVSAALDNVRVHAGDGAQAWILVEDEPGEVIVTVRDDGPGIPEGRLAQAEGEGRMGVALSIRGRLRDLGGTAEVISVPGQGTEVELKVPKAPKVSRGKAGSAR, encoded by the coding sequence ATGGCCAGGCGCGAGCGGGTCGTACGGATGTCGGTCGAGCAGCCGCTGTGGCGGGCGCTGACGGGCTACCGCGTCCTGACCATGCTCTACGCGGTGCTGCTGGCCGTCTTCGGCCGGGAGAAGTTCGAGCGGCCCTGGGTGGCCTTCGCGTATCTCGCGTTCCTCTTCGTGTGGACGCTCGCCACCCTGCCCAAGGTCCGCTCGGCGGCGAGCTGCACCAAGCGCTTCCTCGGGGCCGATCTCGTCGTCGCGCTGACCGGCATCCTGCTGACCCCGCTCGCCGACCTCCACTCCCAGACCTTCGACGGCCCGACGCTCCCCTCGATCTGGACGGCCGGAGCGGTCCTCGCCTTCGCCATCAAGGGCGGCTGGCGGTGGGCGGCCTTCGCCTCCACCTTTGTCGCCGTCGCCAACATCGTCCAGCGCGGCGAACCCAGCCGGGACACCTACCACAACGTCCTGCTGGTCTGGGTCGCCTCCATAGCCATCGGGTACGTCGTCGAGGTCGCCCGCGCCAGTGAACGCACCCTGGCCCGCGCCCTGGAGATCGAGGCCGCCACCCGCGAGCGCGAACGGCTCGCCCGAGACATCCACGACAGCGTGCTCCAGGTCCTCGCGATGGTGCAGCGCCGGGGCACCGCGATCGGCGGCGAGGCGGCCGAGCTGGGCCGGATGGCCGGGGAGCAGGAGGTCGCCCTGCGCACCCTGGTCTCCAGCGGTCTGCTGCCGCCGACCCGGGTTTCCGAGGACGCCGCCGAGGGCGCGGTCGTCCGCACGGTCGACGTGGACGAGGAGAGCCCCGGCGACGACGGGGCCCCCTGCGACCTGCGCGCCCTGCTCGCCCCGCACGCCGGTTCCCGTACCAGCTTCGCGGAGCCCGGCGCTCCGGTGCTCCTGCCCGCTGCGGCCGCCCGCGAGCTGGCCGCCGCCGTCAGTGCCGCCCTGGACAATGTGCGGGTGCACGCCGGGGACGGGGCCCAGGCGTGGATTCTGGTCGAGGACGAGCCCGGCGAGGTGATCGTGACCGTCCGGGACGACGGCCCCGGCATCCCGGAGGGGCGCCTCGCCCAGGCGGAGGGGGAGGGACGGATGGGGGTCGCGCTCTCCATCCGCGGCCGGCTGCGCGATCTCGGCGGCACGGCCGAGGTGATCTCGGTGCCGGGACAGGGCACCGAGGTCGAGTTGAAAGTTCCGAAAGCACCGAAGGTTTCCCGGGGGAAGGCAGGATCGGCCCGATGA
- a CDS encoding DNA-binding response regulator encodes MSTQNAPQDAPEQDGAEAAARPIRVMVVDDHPMWRDAVARDLAESGFDVVATAGDGPQAVRRAGAARPDVLVLDLNLPGMPGVQVCKELVGSHPGLRVLVLSASGEHADVLEAVKSGATGYLLKSASTQELTEAVRSTANGDPVFTPGLAGLVLGEYRRLASDPAPAASDEPKAPQLTDRETEVLRLVAKGLSYKQIAERLVISHRTVQNHVQNTLGKLQLHNRVELVRYAIERGLDDV; translated from the coding sequence ATGAGTACGCAGAACGCACCACAGGACGCACCGGAGCAGGACGGCGCGGAGGCCGCCGCCCGGCCCATCAGGGTCATGGTGGTCGACGACCACCCGATGTGGCGTGACGCCGTCGCCCGCGACCTCGCCGAGTCCGGCTTCGACGTCGTCGCGACCGCCGGGGACGGCCCGCAGGCGGTCCGCCGGGCCGGGGCGGCCCGGCCCGACGTCCTGGTCCTCGATCTGAACCTCCCCGGTATGCCCGGCGTCCAGGTCTGCAAGGAGCTCGTCGGCTCCCACCCGGGCCTGCGCGTCCTGGTCCTCTCCGCGAGCGGCGAGCACGCCGACGTCCTGGAGGCGGTGAAGTCCGGGGCCACCGGCTATCTGCTGAAGTCCGCCTCCACCCAGGAGCTGACCGAGGCCGTCCGCTCCACCGCGAACGGCGACCCGGTCTTCACCCCGGGCCTCGCGGGACTGGTCCTCGGCGAGTACCGCAGGCTCGCCTCCGACCCCGCGCCCGCCGCCTCCGACGAGCCCAAGGCCCCGCAGCTCACCGACCGGGAGACCGAGGTGCTGCGGCTGGTCGCCAAGGGGCTCTCGTACAAGCAGATCGCCGAACGCCTGGTCATCTCGCACCGCACCGTGCAGAACCATGTGCAGAACACCCTCGGAAAGCTCCAGCTGCACAACCGGGTGGAGCTCGTGCGGTACGCGATCGAGCGCGGCCTCGACGACGTCTGA
- a CDS encoding 1-acyl-sn-glycerol-3-phosphate acyltransferase, with the protein MIYGAMKFSIGGSLKLAFRPWVEGLENIPEQGPAILASNHLSFSDSFFLPAVLDRKVTFIAKAEYFTAPGVKGRLTAAFFKGVGQLPVDRSGARGAGEAAIRAGIQVVESGGLFGIYPEGTRSPDGRLYRGKPGGLARVALATGAPVIPVAMIDTEKIQPPGQVVPKLMRPGIRIGKPLDFSRYQGMDGDRFILRSVTDEVMYEIMKLSGQEYVDIYATAAKRQIADEAKAKAEEARRDRKQQARTGDENGTERSGA; encoded by the coding sequence TTGATCTACGGCGCAATGAAGTTCTCCATCGGCGGGTCCCTGAAGCTCGCCTTCCGGCCGTGGGTGGAGGGTCTGGAGAACATCCCCGAGCAGGGGCCGGCGATCCTCGCGAGCAACCACCTCTCCTTCTCCGACTCCTTCTTCCTCCCCGCTGTCCTGGACCGCAAGGTCACGTTCATCGCCAAGGCCGAGTACTTCACGGCCCCCGGCGTGAAGGGCAGGCTCACCGCCGCCTTCTTCAAGGGCGTCGGCCAGCTCCCCGTGGACCGCTCCGGAGCGCGCGGCGCCGGTGAGGCCGCCATCAGGGCGGGCATCCAGGTCGTCGAGAGCGGCGGCCTCTTCGGCATCTACCCGGAGGGCACCCGCTCGCCCGACGGCCGCCTCTACCGGGGCAAGCCCGGCGGTCTGGCCCGGGTGGCGCTGGCCACCGGCGCCCCCGTCATCCCGGTCGCGATGATCGACACCGAGAAGATCCAGCCGCCCGGCCAGGTGGTGCCCAAGCTGATGCGTCCCGGCATCAGGATCGGCAAGCCGCTGGACTTCAGCCGCTACCAGGGCATGGACGGCGACCGCTTCATCCTGCGCTCGGTGACCGACGAGGTCATGTACGAGATCATGAAGCTTTCCGGCCAGGAGTACGTGGACATCTACGCCACCGCCGCCAAGCGCCAGATCGCCGACGAGGCGAAGGCGAAGGCGGAGGAGGCCAGGCGCGACCGGAAGCAGCAGGCACGGACGGGCGACGAGAACGGAACGGAACGGTCCGGCGCGTAA